The following proteins are co-located in the Armatimonadota bacterium genome:
- a CDS encoding gamma-glutamyl-gamma-aminobutyrate hydrolase family protein has protein sequence MGPQYKLRTNYCEMVVEAGGIPVIVPTVADLKELGKVLHGLLIPGGRDIDSKHFGQPLHPKAELQDPERFRAEKVLYESIDADTPVFGICYGSQFMNVMHGGTLHQHLPDIVVEDYHSGGTEQKYEVSADSKFGAIVAEGQVGGKSYHHQAVDQVGDGLRVVARHEDGTVEAIEGTGTRWMIGVQWHPERSPEAAESKRLFKAFVDAARVKMESQ, from the coding sequence ATGGGACCGCAATACAAGCTGCGTACGAACTATTGCGAAATGGTGGTCGAAGCAGGCGGAATTCCTGTGATCGTTCCAACCGTCGCCGATCTCAAGGAACTCGGCAAGGTGCTGCACGGACTACTCATCCCGGGTGGGCGCGACATCGATTCCAAACATTTCGGACAGCCTTTGCATCCCAAAGCGGAACTACAAGACCCCGAACGGTTTCGCGCGGAAAAGGTGCTCTACGAATCGATCGATGCCGATACTCCGGTCTTTGGAATCTGCTACGGTTCGCAATTCATGAACGTGATGCACGGCGGGACATTGCACCAGCACCTGCCTGATATCGTGGTGGAAGATTATCACTCGGGCGGTACCGAGCAGAAGTACGAAGTCTCTGCAGATTCTAAGTTCGGCGCGATTGTGGCCGAGGGTCAAGTGGGTGGCAAGAGCTATCATCACCAAGCTGTCGACCAAGTCGGTGATGGTTTGAGGGTGGTTGCTCGGCACGAAGATGGAACGGTTGAAGCGATCGAGGGCACTGGCACTCGCTGGATGATCGGCGTCCAATGGCATCCGGAACGCAGCCCAGAAGCGGCTGAATCCAAGCGGTTGTTCAAAGCGTTCGTCGATGCTGCCCGGGTCAAGATGGAAAGCCAATGA
- a CDS encoding glycosyltransferase produces MNKPLRIAIFSDSALPVLNGVSVSIDAQVRELRSMGHSVHIFTAAHFGYKDPDPNTYRFPSAQTPWTKGYPLAFPPFYPLLYFFRKSRFDVVHTHTPWTIGFVGLRWAQSHGIPVVSTYHTHYDKYSHYIPFVPKRYVRYKIAKHTNFYYNEVDHIITPSDASKKWLMRHSVGRPITVIPTGALPRQMLDRADMRLKLGLAPNQRLLLYVGRIAEEKNMEVLLEAAAQVMAQDPSTVFWLVGDGPYRENCLEMARNLGIGDRTRFVGFVARTEVDNYYAAADLFLFASITETQGLVIQEAMSYGLPVVVVQGGGASSPITTGENGFVVKNDPCELADCALDLLRDDALYSRISNAALRASGEFGIRDMAESVLNVYQSVLDGNRSKPLIAPV; encoded by the coding sequence CGGAGTGAGCGTGAGCATCGATGCGCAAGTAAGAGAGCTGCGCTCGATGGGGCATTCGGTTCACATTTTTACAGCGGCCCACTTTGGCTACAAGGACCCCGACCCGAACACCTATCGATTCCCCAGCGCTCAAACGCCTTGGACCAAAGGATATCCACTGGCCTTTCCGCCTTTCTATCCCTTGCTGTACTTCTTCCGCAAGAGCCGATTTGACGTTGTTCACACCCACACCCCGTGGACCATCGGATTCGTTGGCCTACGGTGGGCTCAATCCCACGGCATCCCAGTGGTGAGCACTTATCACACGCATTACGACAAGTATTCGCACTACATCCCGTTTGTGCCGAAGCGATATGTCCGGTACAAGATCGCCAAACACACCAATTTTTATTACAACGAAGTCGACCACATCATCACCCCTAGCGATGCGAGCAAAAAGTGGCTGATGCGGCACAGTGTTGGACGCCCGATCACCGTCATCCCGACCGGAGCGTTGCCGCGCCAGATGCTCGACCGCGCCGACATGCGGCTGAAACTTGGACTGGCGCCGAATCAGCGGCTGCTGCTGTATGTCGGTCGCATTGCAGAAGAAAAGAACATGGAGGTGTTGCTCGAAGCCGCCGCGCAAGTGATGGCGCAAGACCCCTCGACTGTCTTCTGGCTGGTTGGGGATGGACCCTACCGGGAGAATTGCTTGGAAATGGCCCGAAATCTGGGGATCGGCGACCGCACTCGGTTCGTTGGCTTCGTAGCGAGAACCGAGGTCGATAATTACTACGCTGCAGCCGATCTGTTCCTGTTTGCTAGCATCACTGAAACTCAGGGCCTGGTGATTCAAGAGGCGATGAGCTACGGTCTTCCCGTGGTGGTCGTCCAAGGTGGCGGTGCGAGCAGCCCGATTACAACCGGAGAAAATGGGTTTGTCGTTAAGAACGATCCTTGCGAACTCGCCGATTGCGCCCTAGATCTCTTAAGAGACGATGCGCTCTATTCCCGAATTTCGAATGCGGCGCTCAGGGCCAGTGGCGAATTCGGCATCCGGGACATGGCGGAATCCGTCCTGAATGTTTATCAATCAGTTCTCGATGGAAACCGATCAAAACCCCTCATCGCCCCGGTTTAG
- a CDS encoding hydroxymethylglutaryl-CoA lyase, producing the protein MIRIIEVGPRDGLQNEKIPVPLEVKLRFIAALFEAGLPEIEATSFVSPKWVPQLGDSLELVPLLPAGPMYSALVPNVRGLESALTVGMDRIAVFTAASSAFTEKNINMTVEQSLEAFADVLTKFRDQKPTGFVRGYVSTAFDCPFAGRVPTSDVVDVVEKLLALGVDEISIGDTIGTAVPADVKQLSQALGGIEKSKLVWHFHDTRGAAISCVAQALDLGFNAFDSSAAGLGGCPYAPGAGGNLATDDLVYFCERSGLSTGVNPEKLAKASLEVLEVLQKRPFAKAQQALLSSL; encoded by the coding sequence ATGATTCGTATCATCGAAGTTGGGCCAAGAGACGGACTACAAAACGAGAAAATCCCAGTCCCTCTTGAAGTCAAACTTCGATTCATAGCCGCTTTATTTGAAGCTGGTCTGCCTGAGATTGAGGCGACCAGCTTTGTTTCTCCTAAGTGGGTGCCGCAACTGGGCGATAGTCTGGAATTGGTGCCACTGCTTCCCGCCGGCCCAATGTACTCTGCACTTGTACCGAACGTACGTGGCCTGGAGTCTGCGCTCACCGTGGGCATGGACCGCATTGCTGTTTTCACCGCCGCGAGCTCGGCATTCACCGAAAAAAACATCAACATGACCGTCGAGCAGTCTTTAGAAGCGTTTGCCGACGTTCTCACGAAGTTTCGGGACCAAAAGCCAACAGGATTCGTTCGTGGTTACGTTTCCACCGCGTTCGATTGCCCATTTGCAGGCAGAGTCCCAACTAGCGACGTGGTAGATGTGGTGGAGAAACTTCTCGCTCTCGGAGTGGATGAGATCAGCATCGGCGATACGATCGGTACGGCTGTTCCTGCAGATGTGAAGCAACTCTCCCAAGCCCTCGGTGGGATCGAAAAATCCAAGCTCGTTTGGCATTTTCACGATACGCGCGGCGCAGCAATCTCTTGCGTTGCCCAGGCACTCGATCTCGGATTCAATGCGTTTGACAGTTCTGCAGCGGGACTCGGTGGATGCCCCTACGCACCCGGCGCGGGAGGCAATTTGGCCACCGATGATCTGGTCTATTTTTGCGAGAGAAGCGGTCTCAGCACCGGCGTGAACCCAGAGAAGCTGGCTAAGGCGTCGCTTGAGGTGCTTGAGGTTTTGCAGAAGCGGCCTTTTGCGAAGGCTCAACAGGCTTTGCTTTCGTCGCTGTGA